Proteins from a genomic interval of Medicago truncatula cultivar Jemalong A17 chromosome 3, MtrunA17r5.0-ANR, whole genome shotgun sequence:
- the LOC11408368 gene encoding LOW QUALITY PROTEIN: glucan endo-1,3-beta-glucosidase 9 (The sequence of the model RefSeq protein was modified relative to this genomic sequence to represent the inferred CDS: inserted 1 base in 1 codon), with product MSTVSSFITFTFFFFTIFNIASISEAIGVNWGTMASHPLPPIKVVKLLKSNNINKVKLFDAKPDVLQALSGSNIGVTVGIPNAFLKSLNSSRKVADTWVHDNVTRYVSNGAKIEYVAVGDEPFLKSYGEQFHPFTVGAAMNIQAALKKAKLDNKMKVVVPCSFDSFESGSNSSTEVHFRSDINKTMIELLTFLDKHESPFFVTISPFLTFLQTKNISLDFSLFKETAHPHKLGHKTYKNSFDMSYDTVITVLSKVGFPNMEIVVSKIGWPTDGAANATSYLAETFMKGLMNHLHSNLGTPHRPPHETYIYSLLDEDQRSITAGDFERHWGLFTFDGQSKYHVDLGQGSKSLVNAQNVEYLSSKWCVVNNNEDLSNATAKALEACANADCTALSSGGSCFNITWPSNISYAFNSYYQEHDQKAESCDFGGXGLITTVDPSDDRCRFPIEIHTSNVELYRVCSFQWLILLVTILLASLEV from the exons ATGTCCACTGTTTCTTCCTTCATCACATTCACCTTCTTTTTCTTCACCATTTTCAACATAGCTTCTATCTCTGAAGCTATAGGTGTGAACTGGGGAACCATGGCTTCACACCCACTACCACCCATAAAAGTAGTGAAGCTTTTGAAgtccaacaacatcaacaaagtGAAACTGTTTGATGCAAAACCTGATGTTCTTCAAGCACTTTCTGGGTCTAACATTGGTGTCACTGTTGGTATTCCTAATGCTTTTCTCAAAAGCTTGAATTCTTCTAGAAAAGTTGCTGATACTTGGGTTCATGATAATGTTACTCGCTATGTTTCTAATGGTGCTAAAATTGA ATATGTTGCTGTTGGTGATGAACCATTTCTTAAAAGTTATGGCGAACAATTTCATCCCTTCACGGTTGGTGCTGCTATGAACATTCAAGCTGCtttaaaaaaagcaaaattggACAACAAAATGAAAGTTGTTGTTCCATGCAGCTTTGATAGTTTTGAGTCAGGATCCAACTCGTCCACCGAAGTGCATTTCAGGTCTGACATCAACAAAACCATGATCGAGCTACTCACATTTCTCGACAAGCACGAATCACCTTTCTTTGTGACCATTTCTCCATTTCTAACCTTCCTTCAGACCAAAAACATTTCACTTGATTTTTCACTCTTCAAAGAAACTGCACACCCTCATAAACTTGGCCACAAAACATACAAAAACAGCTTTGATATGAGCTACGATACAGTGATCACTGTTTTATCAAAAGTAGGATTTCCTAATATGGAAATTGTTGTTTCAAAGATTGGTTGGCCGACCGATGGAGCTGCCAACGCAACCTCGTACCTAGCCGAAACCTTCATGAAAGGCCTAATGAACCACCTTCATAGCAACTTGGGAACACCACATCGGCCACCACATGAAACATACATATATAGCCTTCTCGACGAGGATCAAAGGAGCATTACTGCTGGAGATTTCGAAAGGCATTGGGGTTTATTCACCTTTGATGGCCAATCAAAATACCACGTAGATCTTGGCCAGGGTTCAAAGAGCCTAGTGAATGCTCAAAATGTTGAGTATCTTTCTTCCAAGTGGTGTGTTGTGAACAACAATGAAGACTTGTCTAATGCAACTGCAAAAGCTTTAGAAGCTTGCGCAAATGCTGATTGCACTGCACTATCTTCTGGTGGATCTTGCTTTAACATCACATGGCCTAGTAATATATCATATGCTTTTAATAGTTATTATCAGGAGCATGATCAGAAAGCTGAAAGTTGCGACTTTGGGG TTGGATTAATCACAACTGTTGATCCGTCAGATGATCGTTGCAGGTTTCCGATTGAGATTCACACTTCTAATGTAGAACTTTACAGGGTGTGTAGTTTTCAGTGGTTGATTTTACTAGTAACAATCCTCTTGGCATCTTTGGAGGTTTGA
- the LOC11407216 gene encoding probable lipid phosphate phosphatase 4, whose amino-acid sequence MASQSPGAKLALAHMRDWLIILALGVMDGLLNMIEPFHRYVNKDIMQDLMFPFKQDTIPMWGVPILSIFIPILIFIAFYFVRGDIYDLHHATLGLLFASLITGVITDSIKDAVGRPRPNFFQRCFPNKIPVFDKETGDVLCTGIKSVIKEGYKSFPSGHTSWSFAGLGFLSWYLSGKVRVFDRRGHIGKLSIVLLPLLIAALVGITRVDDYWHHWTDVFTGGLIGITVSSTCYLLLFPFPTYAHGWAPHAFFYMLKESESSQRESQTPSFVRLEDSSLEMDKMERGK is encoded by the exons ATGGCTTCACAATCACCAGGAGCAAAGTTGGCATTAGCTCATATGCGTGATTGGTTGATTATATTGGCCCTTGGTGTTATGGATGGATTATTGAATATGATAGAACCTTTTCATCGTTATGTTAATAAGGACATAATGCAAGATCTTATGTTTCCATTTAAACAAGACACTATACCCATGTGGGGTGTCCCA ATCTTGTCAATTTTCATCCCAATTCTCATCTTTATTGCATTTTACTTTGTCCGAGGGGATATCTATGATTTACACCATGCAACATTGG GTCTCTTGTTTGCAAGCTTAATAACAGGAGTTATCACGGATTCCATTAAAGATGCTGTTGGTAGACCAAGACCAAACTTTTTTCAAAGGTGTTTTCCCAATAAAATACCG GTGTTTGACAAAGAAACTGGTGATGTTCTTTGTACCGGGATTAAGTCAGTTATAAAAGAAGGATACAAAAGCTTTCCGAGCGGTCATACATCAT GGTCCTTTGCTGGTCTTGGTTTTCTTTCATGGTATTTATCAGGAAAAGTTAGAGTGTTTGATCGTAGGGGCCATATTGGTAAATTGAGTATAGTCTTGCTTCCTTTACTTATTGCTGCCCTTGTTGGAATTACTCGAGTAGATGATTACTGGCATCATTGGACTGATGTATTTACTGGAGGTCTTATAG GAATTACCGTGTCTTCAACATGTTATTTGCTACTCTTTCCATTTCCAACTTATGCTCATG GTTGGGCTCCTCATGCATTTTTTTACATGTTGAAAGAGAGTGAAAGTTCTCAAAGAGAGAGTCAAACTCCATCATTTGTAAGGCTAGAAGACTCCTCCTTAGAGATGGATAAAATGGAACGTGGAAAATaa